A region from the Halarsenatibacter silvermanii genome encodes:
- a CDS encoding potassium channel family protein: MYIVIAGGGIVGRNLIKKLSNEHDLVVIDIDRQVCEQIYSQFGAVSVHGSATKVGVLKDAGIEKADAAVAVMRNDADNLAFTVLANNFDVDKIMVRMRDPEYESAYRSAGASTIGSVMDMMVGKFANDIEEPKVRRLASLGDGKAEISIITIPEESHICGMTVSEITSQDEFPDEVVIAGIYNKEEDELIIPRGHRRIHSGNQVFLVANEEEMHRAAEFMVPS; encoded by the coding sequence ATGTATATAGTTATAGCAGGAGGAGGTATTGTAGGAAGAAATCTTATTAAAAAACTTTCTAATGAACATGATCTGGTGGTTATAGACATTGACCGGCAGGTTTGTGAACAGATTTACAGTCAATTTGGAGCGGTAAGTGTTCATGGCAGCGCCACCAAGGTTGGTGTTTTGAAAGATGCCGGGATAGAGAAAGCAGATGCTGCAGTGGCTGTGATGCGCAATGATGCCGATAATCTGGCCTTTACAGTGCTGGCCAATAATTTTGATGTGGATAAAATTATGGTCCGGATGCGGGATCCGGAATATGAAAGCGCTTATCGCAGCGCCGGGGCCAGCACTATCGGCAGCGTAATGGATATGATGGTTGGCAAATTTGCCAATGACATCGAGGAGCCCAAAGTGCGCAGGCTGGCTTCTCTGGGAGATGGGAAGGCTGAGATTTCTATAATCACGATTCCGGAAGAGAGTCATATCTGCGGCATGACAGTTTCTGAAATAACATCTCAGGATGAATTTCCTGATGAAGTGGTTATAGCCGGAATATACAATAAGGAAGAAGATGAACTGATTATACCACGGGGCCACAGGAGAATTCACAGCGGGAATCAGGTTTTTCTGGTAGCCAATGAAGAGGAAATGCATAGAGCGGCTGAATTTATGGTGCCTTCTTAA
- a CDS encoding universal stress protein has translation MSTAKIYESLVNKLVQNAPCPVGVLKDNGLQEPRKILVPYRGSEHAYWGVKVAKRLASNYGNMGEVVILRVIERGGDPQKEEENAWKQVKDIFEDSSVSGEIKVVFADKVVEGIINESYNKDYNLIIMGASKEWRLKNMLFGSVPDIVAEEAETSVLMVRCYDQKIDEEIQLEGEVVEEDDLEEDLQQSPEKF, from the coding sequence ATGAGCACCGCTAAAATTTATGAGAGTCTTGTTAATAAATTGGTGCAGAATGCCCCCTGTCCTGTAGGTGTTTTAAAGGATAATGGGCTGCAGGAGCCGCGCAAAATTCTTGTTCCTTATCGCGGCAGCGAGCATGCTTACTGGGGTGTGAAAGTAGCAAAAAGATTGGCATCTAATTATGGAAATATGGGAGAGGTGGTCATCCTTAGAGTTATCGAACGCGGAGGAGATCCGCAAAAAGAGGAAGAAAACGCCTGGAAACAGGTCAAAGATATCTTTGAAGATAGCAGTGTTAGTGGAGAAATAAAGGTTGTTTTTGCCGATAAAGTAGTCGAAGGCATTATCAATGAGAGTTATAATAAAGATTATAATTTAATCATCATGGGAGCTTCTAAAGAATGGAGATTGAAAAATATGCTCTTCGGTTCTGTTCCCGACATTGTGGCCGAGGAAGCCGAAACTTCAGTCCTGATGGTTAGATGTTACGATCAGAAAATTGATGAAGAGATACAGCTGGAAGGTGAAGTTGTAGAGGAAGATGATCTGGAGGAAGATTTGCAGCAGTCGCCGGAGAAATTTTAA
- a CDS encoding TrkH family potassium uptake protein: protein MLSDKLKGIIDILGNLLILLGAFMFFPLALSLYFQESFRLVLIYLFTGLGAISLGYIAHYYHHKNISLDISASMIITGLGWLTASFVVAIPLTLGFNISFLDAYFEAMSGFTTTGITLISGLENYPLSLIFLRSLIQWLGGLGILSFFLLITFRSEGATWNLFGAEAHKISSSRPVPNLFKTIKILWSIYAGLSVLQTILLLLAGLSLFDAVIHTMTTLSTGGFSRYDASIAYFQQAGYANFRLIEYIFIIFMFFSGTNFLMHYRILQKNWREVLGNPEFKFYGKLVAGFTVIIMVSVFLSEEVALYLQNIESVFRTSLFQVISIMTTTGYETQYIGSPYFIIPARQLFLVMMLIGGCVGSTGGGVKVLRILILRRLFAREIKALGMPRRSVMPVTLEKEKIDWEDVSQIAGLFFAWLFILLVGGVITAVFSPHNIAESFSGMFSAVNNIGPSYITVAEMIEIHPVVKVTYIFGMLAGRLEIIPVIALFRLDIWKK, encoded by the coding sequence TTGCTCTCGGATAAGTTGAAAGGGATTATAGATATTTTGGGCAACCTTTTAATATTGCTGGGGGCCTTTATGTTTTTTCCGCTGGCTTTAAGCCTTTATTTTCAGGAAAGTTTTCGCCTGGTTTTGATCTATTTATTTACAGGATTGGGAGCAATATCCCTGGGCTATATTGCCCATTATTATCATCATAAAAATATAAGCTTAGACATAAGTGCCAGTATGATAATCACCGGTCTGGGCTGGCTGACAGCCTCATTTGTGGTAGCAATTCCCCTGACTTTAGGTTTTAATATCAGCTTTTTGGATGCGTATTTTGAAGCCATGAGTGGCTTTACCACCACAGGTATAACATTAATTTCAGGTCTGGAAAACTATCCTCTCTCCCTTATTTTTCTGCGCAGCTTAATTCAGTGGCTGGGTGGTCTGGGAATTTTGTCTTTCTTTCTGCTAATAACTTTTCGCAGTGAAGGGGCTACCTGGAATTTATTCGGAGCGGAAGCACATAAAATTTCTTCCAGCCGGCCCGTTCCTAACTTATTTAAAACCATCAAAATTTTGTGGTCTATATATGCAGGGCTATCAGTTTTGCAAACAATATTGTTATTACTGGCGGGGTTGAGTTTATTCGATGCGGTTATTCATACCATGACTACGCTTTCCACGGGCGGTTTTTCTCGTTATGATGCCAGCATAGCCTATTTTCAGCAGGCGGGCTATGCCAATTTTAGGCTGATCGAATATATATTTATAATTTTCATGTTTTTCAGTGGGACTAATTTTCTCATGCATTATCGCATTTTGCAGAAAAACTGGCGCGAGGTGCTGGGCAATCCTGAATTTAAATTTTATGGCAAATTAGTTGCCGGTTTTACTGTTATTATCATGGTTTCAGTATTTTTGAGTGAAGAGGTAGCATTATACCTGCAAAATATAGAGTCAGTATTTCGGACCAGCCTTTTTCAGGTTATTTCCATCATGACAACAACCGGATATGAAACCCAATATATTGGCTCTCCGTATTTTATCATTCCTGCCCGACAGCTGTTTTTGGTTATGATGCTAATAGGCGGCTGTGTAGGATCAACCGGTGGAGGGGTAAAAGTGCTGCGGATTCTTATTTTAAGAAGGCTTTTTGCCCGGGAGATTAAAGCTTTAGGTATGCCGCGCCGCTCGGTTATGCCGGTGACGCTGGAAAAGGAAAAAATTGATTGGGAAGATGTTTCACAGATTGCCGGACTCTTTTTTGCCTGGCTCTTTATTTTGCTGGTGGGTGGAGTGATTACTGCAGTGTTTTCCCCGCATAATATTGCAGAATCGTTTTCCGGTATGTTTTCTGCGGTTAATAATATAGGGCCCTCTTACATAACGGTAGCGGAGATGATAGAGATTCATCCTGTGGTTAAGGTCACCTATATATTCGGTATGCTGGCCGGCAGGCTGGAGATCATACCGGTAATAGCTCTGTTCCGCCTGGATATCTGGAAAAAATAA
- a CDS encoding TVP38/TMEM64 family protein has translation MALKIFLAGLLFAIIYFFWDSMRFLDIREIVFDAENRFRGTMAILFLFAAKSIFFFLPAPLLYILAGMLLSTPLAFSLICAGLFLEFSLTYFYGAMLGSDFVEKILTRSQRFQKLLNYNLENDLKLAFTLRLTPINLEAVSLVMGASGSKFWRFIAASLMGIVPKLLVYILIGNAIVHPITVSTIALFVIMLGTWAAVVIVLNRNYVLPENTSQKQK, from the coding sequence ATGGCTTTAAAGATCTTTTTGGCCGGCCTTTTATTCGCAATCATATATTTTTTCTGGGACAGCATGCGATTTTTGGACATTCGGGAAATCGTATTTGACGCAGAAAACCGTTTTAGAGGAACTATGGCTATTTTATTTCTCTTCGCCGCCAAATCGATCTTCTTTTTCCTGCCGGCTCCTCTTCTTTATATATTAGCAGGGATGCTGCTTTCAACTCCTCTGGCCTTCTCGCTGATCTGTGCCGGGCTCTTTCTGGAATTTTCCCTGACTTACTTTTATGGAGCCATGCTGGGCAGCGATTTCGTTGAGAAAATTTTAACCCGCAGTCAGCGTTTTCAAAAGCTGCTAAACTATAACCTGGAGAATGATTTAAAATTGGCTTTCACCCTGAGGCTCACCCCGATTAATCTGGAGGCTGTCAGCCTGGTCATGGGAGCAAGCGGCAGCAAATTCTGGAGGTTCATCGCCGCCTCGCTTATGGGAATAGTACCCAAACTGCTGGTTTATATTTTGATCGGCAATGCCATTGTTCACCCGATCACAGTATCTACCATAGCTTTATTTGTTATCATGCTGGGAACCTGGGCGGCTGTGGTCATAGTTCTGAACAGAAATTATGTTCTTCCGGAAAATACATCTCAAAAGCAGAAATAA
- a CDS encoding ABC transporter permease: METAVNGEVINIPLIQMAIAYIFVLILIILVKKQKIGREKQILIAATRMTLQLIIVGYVLEIIFDMPHPVITLLIMTLMIGFALQNIFARVSTDLSRPLKKTAVLSIIVGSVATLFFFLLMVIRLSPWYYPRYFIPIAGMIIGNSMTGVSLGVENLVNRIEDDSHRIENALMMGASPAQATNELANQVFYNAVLPTINSMVGMGIIWLPGMMTGQILSGVDPLLAIRYQIAIMLGILGSVTLTVFLMIKLGIRTYFNERMQLQIEDQEK, encoded by the coding sequence ATGGAAACAGCAGTTAACGGTGAAGTTATAAATATACCTCTGATACAGATGGCGATTGCTTACATATTTGTATTAATTCTAATTATTTTAGTAAAAAAACAAAAAATCGGTCGTGAAAAACAGATTTTGATTGCGGCCACACGCATGACTCTGCAGCTGATTATAGTGGGATATGTACTGGAAATTATTTTTGATATGCCCCATCCTGTGATTACTCTTTTAATAATGACATTGATGATAGGTTTTGCCCTGCAGAATATCTTTGCCAGAGTAAGCACAGATCTTTCCCGGCCCCTGAAAAAAACAGCTGTTCTTTCCATCATTGTCGGTTCTGTGGCAACTCTGTTTTTTTTCCTGCTGATGGTAATCAGGCTTTCTCCCTGGTATTACCCCCGTTATTTTATACCTATCGCTGGCATGATAATAGGCAACTCCATGACAGGGGTTTCCCTGGGAGTGGAAAATTTGGTCAATCGAATAGAAGACGATTCTCACCGCATCGAAAATGCTTTGATGATGGGCGCTTCCCCCGCTCAGGCTACCAATGAGCTGGCAAATCAAGTCTTTTATAATGCTGTGCTGCCTACAATCAATTCAATGGTGGGCATGGGTATTATCTGGCTTCCCGGTATGATGACAGGACAGATTCTTTCCGGGGTCGATCCCCTGCTGGCTATAAGATATCAGATAGCTATTATGCTGGGAATACTGGGTTCTGTTACTTTGACCGTCTTTTTAATGATAAAACTGGGCATCAGGACCTATTTCAATGAGAGGATGCAGCTGCAGATAGAGGATCAGGAAAAATGA
- a CDS encoding ABC transporter ATP-binding protein has product MFELQNVVYKDIIRIDDLTLARGKITVISGPSGGGKTTLLKLLINLISPDDGEIYYKGKKLEDYPPLGLRKMIKMLAQNPAMLGDTIREEFNRAAELARQDSFKDGDYRRLVGKMRLGKNLSESCDNLSGGEKQRVALARLLMLEPETLLLDEPAASLDTDNVKYLLNFLENYAEDNDTRIIMVSHVPEFANKIADQQVIIEDGELKGGKYYNGNSS; this is encoded by the coding sequence TTGTTTGAACTTCAGAATGTGGTCTATAAAGATATTATTAGAATTGATGATTTAACTTTAGCCAGAGGAAAAATTACTGTTATAAGCGGCCCCAGCGGAGGCGGTAAGACGACGCTTTTAAAGCTACTTATAAATTTAATTTCTCCTGATGATGGCGAAATCTATTATAAAGGTAAAAAGTTGGAGGATTATCCTCCTCTTGGATTGCGGAAGATGATAAAAATGCTCGCTCAAAATCCTGCCATGCTGGGTGATACTATCAGGGAAGAGTTTAATAGGGCGGCAGAATTAGCCCGTCAGGACAGCTTCAAAGATGGCGATTACAGACGGCTTGTGGGAAAGATGAGACTGGGGAAAAATCTGAGTGAAAGCTGTGATAATCTTTCTGGAGGAGAAAAACAGAGAGTGGCTTTAGCCCGGCTGCTTATGCTTGAACCGGAAACTCTTCTTTTAGACGAACCAGCTGCTTCTCTGGATACAGACAATGTGAAATATCTTCTAAATTTTCTGGAAAATTATGCTGAAGATAATGATACCCGAATAATCATGGTTTCTCATGTTCCAGAGTTTGCGAATAAAATAGCTGATCAGCAGGTAATTATCGAGGATGGAGAGTTGAAGGGGGGGAAATACTATAATGGAAACAGCAGTTAA
- a CDS encoding APC family permease, which yields MEGEATSDFSTEGELSKELGLKEALTIGVGTMIGAGIFVLPGTALAISGPAAILAYVLAGVLCMITAASTAELATGMPKSGGAYFFISRSMGGMMGTISGVSVWLSLTFAVAFYLQGFGEYLNLFLPLDSIILAVLAGIFFTYVNYIGAKETGKTQNIIVGILLSILLIYVVWGSLHFDVSTFQPFTPYGIQPIFLTTAIIFVSFLGFVQIASVAEEVKEPGYTLPRAIIGSVAIVTVLYAFVLAVTTGLMPLDELIGYDAPIVESARLFSGLAGGAAITFAALLATASSANASILAASRISFALGRDDIFPDWLNQIHDKYMTPYRPILLTGLLTIVLIVTADVELLSSSASVLMLLNYSLLNITVLIMRTAPPEGYDPDYRSPGYPYLHIIGSLSSLGVIFFAGILAQIVAVGLVVFSLVWYFAWAKNKTVLEGALSSLKPAQLTSIFKKEIPAASTAQTVIKEEPEEMEKEIYRVLTPMANPAHEKAMLNISSGMVKSTKLQGEITLLNVIRLEYLNRLLSI from the coding sequence ATGGAAGGAGAAGCTACTTCTGATTTTAGTACGGAGGGGGAATTATCAAAAGAGCTGGGGCTAAAAGAAGCATTAACTATCGGAGTTGGAACCATGATTGGAGCGGGAATATTTGTTCTACCCGGCACAGCTCTGGCGATATCCGGACCGGCAGCTATTTTAGCCTATGTATTGGCCGGAGTGTTGTGTATGATTACAGCTGCCAGCACCGCCGAGCTGGCCACCGGTATGCCCAAAAGCGGCGGTGCCTACTTTTTTATTTCCCGTTCTATGGGAGGGATGATGGGAACAATATCCGGGGTATCAGTCTGGTTAAGTCTCACTTTTGCCGTGGCATTTTATCTACAGGGGTTCGGTGAATATCTTAATTTATTTTTGCCTCTTGATTCTATTATTTTAGCTGTTTTGGCCGGTATATTCTTTACATATGTAAATTATATTGGGGCCAAAGAAACTGGCAAAACCCAGAATATTATAGTGGGAATACTGCTTTCTATTTTACTGATTTATGTTGTATGGGGGTCTTTACATTTTGATGTCTCAACTTTTCAGCCTTTTACTCCTTATGGTATTCAGCCCATCTTTTTAACAACTGCTATTATCTTTGTTTCATTTTTGGGTTTTGTGCAGATTGCATCTGTAGCGGAAGAGGTCAAAGAACCGGGATATACTCTGCCGCGGGCGATTATAGGATCTGTGGCTATAGTGACAGTTCTTTATGCATTTGTGCTGGCAGTAACCACCGGTTTAATGCCCCTCGATGAACTTATAGGATATGATGCGCCTATAGTGGAGTCTGCCCGGCTTTTTTCCGGTCTGGCCGGCGGGGCTGCCATCACTTTTGCTGCTTTATTGGCCACTGCTTCTTCTGCCAATGCCAGTATTCTGGCTGCCTCCAGAATTAGTTTTGCTCTGGGCCGGGATGATATATTCCCCGATTGGCTTAATCAAATTCATGATAAATATATGACCCCTTATAGACCCATATTGCTCACCGGTCTGTTGACGATTGTTCTTATTGTGACAGCAGATGTGGAACTTCTTTCCAGTTCGGCCAGTGTTTTGATGCTGTTAAATTATTCGCTGCTTAATATTACCGTTTTGATCATGCGCACGGCTCCACCCGAAGGTTATGATCCCGATTACCGCTCTCCCGGTTATCCCTATTTGCATATTATCGGAAGCCTTTCCTCGCTGGGAGTGATATTTTTTGCTGGAATTCTTGCGCAGATCGTTGCGGTTGGTCTTGTGGTCTTCAGCCTGGTCTGGTATTTTGCCTGGGCTAAAAATAAGACTGTGCTGGAAGGGGCTCTTTCCAGCTTAAAGCCGGCTCAATTAACTTCAATTTTCAAAAAAGAAATTCCTGCAGCTTCCACTGCGCAGACTGTAATAAAAGAAGAGCCAGAAGAAATGGAAAAAGAAATTTACAGGGTTCTCACCCCTATGGCCAACCCTGCTCACGAAAAAGCCATGCTCAATATTTCTTCGGGCATGGTGAAAAGTACAAAGCTGCAGGGAGAAATTACTCTGCTTAATGTAATTAGATTAGAGTACCTGAACAGACTCCTCTCGATATAG
- a CDS encoding potassium channel family protein has product MKEFVVIGLGRFGSSVARSLMKNGNEVLAIDKKEERINKLRDELTHVVEADAADGDVLESLGVGNFDVGIVSIGDDVHANILTTLILKEHGVSQVLSRAVNEMHGKILTRVGADEVVFPERDMGERIAEHLLSENMLDYIEVSPDHSIIEITAPEFMVDKTLKEINLRSDYDINLMVIKRGDELNLTPGGNNKIREGDVLVLLGENKQLESIK; this is encoded by the coding sequence GTGAAAGAGTTTGTTGTTATCGGCCTGGGACGATTTGGCTCCAGTGTGGCCCGAAGTTTGATGAAAAACGGTAATGAAGTTCTAGCGATTGATAAAAAAGAGGAAAGAATCAATAAACTCAGAGATGAATTAACCCACGTTGTTGAAGCGGATGCGGCAGATGGGGATGTTCTGGAATCACTGGGGGTCGGAAATTTTGATGTTGGGATTGTTAGCATTGGCGATGATGTTCATGCTAATATATTAACGACCCTAATTTTAAAAGAACATGGAGTTTCTCAAGTTCTTTCCCGGGCTGTTAATGAGATGCATGGTAAAATTTTAACCCGGGTCGGGGCGGATGAGGTGGTGTTTCCCGAAAGAGATATGGGAGAGCGGATAGCAGAACACCTCCTTTCAGAAAATATGCTGGATTATATAGAAGTTTCTCCTGATCACAGTATAATAGAAATTACTGCTCCGGAGTTTATGGTGGATAAAACCCTCAAAGAAATTAATTTGAGATCCGATTATGATATCAACCTTATGGTGATAAAACGGGGAGATGAATTAAATTTAACACCTGGCGGGAATAATAAAATCAGGGAGGGAGATGTTCTGGTGCTGCTAGGGGAGAATAAGCAGCTGGAATCCATAAAATAG
- a CDS encoding TrkH family potassium uptake protein, with protein sequence MRIIDPFTRLPIKINPPRIIIFSYLSVILLGTILLSLPIATQGEGSTGFLNALFTATSAVCVTGLIVVNTASHWSLFGQITILILIQIGGLGFMTLSTLGFMLVGKRITFSERLLIKEDIGNLTYSGLVRLVRYVLALTFTVEAAGAFLLFLSFQNQMETMRAIWFAIFHAVSAFCNAGFDIFGNSLEAFTGDAGINLIFTSLIIIGGLGFTVIRDLMGNVKGKKFSFRMLSLHSKMVILITVLLLVIGSVLVFAFEFTNSATMGDLAITDKLTASFFLSVTPRTAGFNTVPTGALNVNTLFLLIILMFIGASPCSTGGGIKTTTLGAIVTNVVSFLRGDDDYNVLERRLNKEIIDRAVAIVFISAVIVILSTIILSITESAEFIDVLFESVSAFGTVGLSTGITGGLSRPGRLMIILTMLTGRIGPLTLVISLGNINSAKKSFRYAQEDIMIG encoded by the coding sequence TTGAGAATTATAGACCCCTTTACCCGTCTACCCATTAAGATAAATCCGCCCAGGATTATTATTTTTAGTTATCTATCGGTAATTTTGCTGGGAACGATTTTACTCTCTCTGCCCATAGCAACGCAGGGGGAAGGGTCAACCGGATTTTTAAACGCTTTATTCACTGCTACTTCTGCCGTCTGTGTGACCGGCTTAATTGTAGTCAATACAGCCAGTCACTGGTCTTTATTTGGCCAGATAACTATTTTAATTTTAATCCAAATCGGCGGTTTGGGTTTTATGACCCTTTCCACACTGGGGTTTATGCTGGTGGGTAAACGGATTACTTTTAGTGAAAGATTATTGATAAAAGAAGATATTGGTAACCTTACATATTCAGGGCTGGTCAGGCTGGTAAGATATGTGCTGGCACTAACATTTACTGTAGAGGCGGCCGGAGCTTTTTTGCTTTTTTTGTCTTTTCAAAATCAAATGGAAACTATGAGAGCTATATGGTTTGCAATTTTCCACGCAGTGTCAGCTTTTTGTAATGCCGGTTTTGATATATTTGGAAACAGTCTGGAGGCCTTTACAGGAGATGCAGGAATAAATTTGATTTTCACTTCTTTGATTATAATTGGCGGATTGGGCTTTACAGTAATTAGAGATCTTATGGGGAATGTCAAAGGCAAAAAATTTTCTTTCAGAATGCTGTCGCTGCATAGTAAAATGGTGATTTTGATAACCGTTTTGCTTTTGGTTATCGGCTCGGTTCTGGTCTTTGCTTTTGAATTTACAAATTCTGCCACAATGGGAGATCTGGCAATTACAGATAAGTTGACAGCTTCCTTTTTTCTGTCAGTGACGCCCAGAACAGCAGGCTTCAATACTGTACCCACTGGAGCTCTCAATGTAAATACATTATTTTTGCTCATTATTCTGATGTTTATAGGAGCTTCGCCCTGTTCTACAGGGGGAGGGATTAAAACTACGACATTGGGAGCTATAGTTACAAATGTAGTTTCTTTCCTGCGAGGGGATGATGACTACAATGTTCTGGAAAGACGTCTGAATAAAGAGATAATAGATAGAGCTGTGGCTATAGTATTTATTTCGGCAGTAATAGTAATTCTGAGCACAATAATACTTTCTATTACAGAATCAGCGGAGTTTATAGATGTGCTTTTTGAATCGGTTTCTGCCTTCGGAACAGTAGGGCTTTCTACGGGTATAACCGGTGGATTGAGCCGGCCGGGAAGATTAATGATCATATTAACAATGCTGACAGGTAGGATAGGACCTCTTACGCTGGTTATCTCGCTGGGGAATATTAATTCAGCTAAAAAGAGCTTTCGCTATGCTCAGGAAGATATAATGATCGGTTAA